A region of Chloracidobacterium sp. DNA encodes the following proteins:
- a CDS encoding CSLREA domain-containing protein has translation MAILFLICFSASLIWGLQNTTGSQSTTEEKNKPTSVLAAKQGDPHVNFEDGRALELGGIAAAGQPVSLISGDFDSDGITDVITADTSGSLQLLKGVDPVIFAIDPSKKEQAKPEPFTALATVASLGISPDYLFAGDFNADGKQDIIGTAKGANGIIVVVGDGLGNFSQPVSITVGGNINSIESGEIGKPDGQTDLAIAYTNKNGAFLAVYEHPESAFKHAPEIIKLPSSASSLAVGNTDEDFYSDIAVACGNDLVIIHERGHAYPWDIVKNSGIERPKSVVDIRRMPFSIASMAVGRFGEKRGTSLALLGVDGNIYHLESSQSAVSPTTKLASAMARELKAGPFEPAGSVGRKMAMISQDLSKTSETNAYGNPTASRSGQTDTANTLAEKPDTLQVPTLDLAEIKRKNAEDAPRKAAMKESTKAAFIHGISAKTSRLAKWSLGQITTDHRFVSMAVNGAKLTPSAVSASPFDDLIVTSPSTSQVEFVSRFRDESGTSTVKNAVVEGNGGIQSILPIRLNLDGLHDLVVLRQGASSLEVVMTAPSAVFVVNTTADEADCNFGGSCSLRDAIRRANLIGGSSTIYFDLPTVPAVIEPLYPLPAILQPVTIQGNHLANGTKTVEISGINAGTSVDGLKIRTSNAFIVDLAITGFKSQTINGSQVGGNGIAIESDSARPSNANNTILSCFLGIDATGTTAHPNMATGVLIFDSDNNSVGNSTLSGNNTGIAVEGGNTNSFTNNIIGLNAAGTAKVPNFRGMFLAGANNLVGGDIAGSPNTISGNGVVSNIAQCVGYGIEVPILVDLTTQELLTHDNNIAGNKIGTDPTGSVGLGNCWQGINTHPLTSTTIGAISESGRNIISGNGWGGVFCEALETVNPTEGGFCSIMGNNVGTDISGSYSIPNDARNDLLITSGRGAVSVSTNNSLSAIGAPGGTTTGGACTGFCNLVSGNDSEADLAGGILIGGPGIAGVFNNYVGTKRNGTQQLGNSGEGIFMASTSVAGASPEYIAGGYTTFDGSLGNLVASSSNAGVSANSNGGPGNYHIVGNLIGTDVNGNNPLPNGYGIYVGTSFSNVVNIGDSDPLGRNVIAGNSGNGIFIYSGYGVTIVNNAIGVNSSLAAMGNAGTGITVGGFYAISTIVGGTNSTTSNIISNNGKVGVRLNGPTSVYNTIRGNVIQNNGQLGIDLSQSGIFTDADGVTANDDCENDSDAGPNGLQNYPVLAAPVINQNGTQTLDGIIKSHIRESYVIDLYASATADPSGFGEGQLYVGSTTVATDGNGFGQFNMTTSATVPASWVLMATATDPFGNTSEFSAIAGSTNIAGLIESLDSPSTCQAAIVVNIDTDEPDANINDALCDVDVNNTGLQCSLRAAMEEAQHRPGYQRIIFAIPGSGVHTISPQSLLPTITDPVDIDATTQDPSLPTPSIWLNGTGSAASVGLVLAGGSAYIRGFAITGFSAAGILAGSGGVPFIESCHIGIAPDGSTADPNFQMPNGIRLDNAPGAMIGGDEAVKLNVISNNFVGIQVMNTFGARIWNARIGTNRAGNAPLGNTIGISVDNSQNTEIGKDITAQPTVISGSTSANIDLGTNSSYSKIRGNFIGTDITGFNAVGNSQWGVYIHQGAHHNQIGDGASYSNVVRGKNVISGHNQDSGSAGVLIYPDAGPQNSIVASQIGVSINSFFTIPNRYGIIVFADDQLIGPGVNGTDTLAEKNVIAGNQSDGILVSAPAGSPNAQVDATKIGFNFIGTDRLDHSTIGNGGFGLNIAGRVDGSTIKGNVIGGNGIGGVIVGPDQAGLDRPSNNLFEANRIGMNFNTDAAIPNPLGMILRGAVNNRLKANTISGNQYFGLILGNVYDGNVPPESYTKVGISKPEVQQAISAILSKLNAESPLALPTSGNLIFDNRIGVDFAGNTGFSNRIGLIVGENAKNNCIGSCDPSIVEGGAGNTISGHSGPVGSLLGIGVFLGSLSSVPDLTVLPSGNRLRDNVIGLSRDMSTCIPNNIGIQVLQSGPNKIGETTTNGFILRHGNVITCNVQNAIRFEGQNDGVTDVDSNWIGTRPVGGMPIVPGGQFGGIRMYQEIGTEKVRVEDNDLGGFDDSAIEIINTAGSRPDLIKRDQDGVAASTMEILGNRIGVQKAYDGSYFAIPNGTGIKLNCVSGIYIGDLTGNGALKNVIAGNNGAGILINGLGDGSTPCPNAGQGNTIKDSMIGTDPSGNQGLGNGLDGISINDSPLNTVSNNQIGGNGSNGIAFHGPASANNQITGNRIGLITTYQTRGNGSNTIVRPNGLAGILLDGGSFTGIGGPFTGWPNVIAGNEGPGIDIRNSFASHIFNNFIGTDESGTDLGNGGGGISISQSSTQTWVGDPFRTGVNTIAFNNGAGVKIDTSAGPSNLVETNKIHNNAGIGIDLGSSGFTPNDPGDADEGGNRSQNYPDIINYSINAGGQLIVSYRVDTDPLNASYPLYVEFFIADSTGEGKIFLGYDYYLDPDHSGPNNGEKTINLGLASDRGWTSSDVMTASVTDGEYNTSEFFPAVAQTTPTPTGTATNTPADTPTATPTDTPTSTDTPTSTATSTPSVTPTNTPTNKPTDTPTGTATNTATDTPTPRPTVPATITGTVTYGNAIGSPAQRFVSNVLLSGAGSIPVSALTEFPNGVYSLTGFGSGAYTITPSKTGGTNAAISSFDAAKISQYATGITPFNATQQTVADVSGAGGISSFDAALVAGYAVSLPGTASSGNWIFNPVSNMHLTVNANITGENYTALLMGDVSGNWNDPTSLPGGRQAINRGPERNVSVTAPNIVTKLNHEITIPIQIDGAVNKGIIAYEFDLIYDSSVIQPQAEPVDLAETVSRGLSVVTNADEAGLLKVAVYGPIPINENGVLLYLRFSIVGTPGSISPLIWERVLFNEGSPSAIVSNGDIKLSNIVPIKTPQP, from the coding sequence ATGGCCATTTTGTTTTTGATCTGTTTTTCCGCAAGTCTGATTTGGGGACTGCAAAACACGACTGGGAGTCAGTCAACTACTGAGGAAAAAAACAAGCCAACTTCGGTACTTGCAGCAAAGCAGGGCGATCCGCATGTCAATTTTGAAGACGGGCGCGCGCTTGAACTGGGCGGCATTGCGGCGGCGGGCCAGCCGGTTTCGCTCATTTCAGGGGATTTTGATTCGGACGGTATAACTGATGTGATAACTGCGGACACAAGTGGATCTCTTCAACTGCTGAAAGGCGTTGATCCTGTTATTTTTGCGATTGATCCATCGAAAAAGGAACAGGCAAAGCCCGAGCCGTTTACTGCGCTCGCAACAGTTGCGTCTTTGGGCATTTCACCAGACTACTTGTTCGCAGGTGACTTTAATGCAGATGGCAAACAAGACATTATCGGAACGGCCAAAGGAGCAAACGGCATCATTGTCGTGGTTGGCGACGGGCTGGGAAATTTTTCACAACCCGTAAGCATTACAGTTGGCGGTAACATAAACTCAATCGAATCCGGTGAGATCGGAAAACCGGACGGACAGACCGATCTTGCTATCGCTTACACAAACAAGAATGGCGCTTTTCTAGCAGTTTACGAACATCCCGAAAGTGCCTTCAAACATGCTCCTGAAATAATAAAACTCCCTTCGTCCGCAAGCTCGCTTGCTGTCGGTAATACGGACGAAGACTTCTATTCAGACATCGCCGTTGCCTGCGGAAACGACCTAGTTATCATCCACGAACGCGGCCATGCATATCCATGGGACATCGTCAAAAACTCTGGCATTGAGCGTCCGAAGTCGGTCGTTGATATTCGACGAATGCCTTTCTCGATAGCTTCGATGGCGGTGGGACGCTTTGGCGAAAAACGCGGCACATCTCTCGCCCTGCTGGGCGTCGACGGAAATATCTATCATTTAGAGTCTTCGCAGTCGGCGGTTTCACCAACCACAAAGCTGGCTTCCGCAATGGCTCGCGAATTAAAGGCCGGTCCATTCGAACCCGCCGGCAGCGTGGGGAGAAAGATGGCGATGATATCTCAAGATTTGAGCAAGACAAGTGAAACCAATGCTTACGGTAACCCGACAGCCAGCCGATCAGGCCAAACAGATACCGCTAACACACTCGCCGAAAAGCCAGACACACTCCAAGTTCCAACCCTCGATCTTGCCGAAATAAAACGAAAAAATGCCGAAGATGCTCCACGAAAGGCGGCGATGAAGGAGAGCACAAAGGCGGCATTTATTCACGGTATTTCAGCAAAAACCTCGCGACTCGCAAAATGGTCGCTTGGACAGATAACTACAGACCACCGCTTTGTCTCAATGGCGGTGAATGGAGCGAAATTGACGCCTTCAGCGGTTTCCGCCAGCCCTTTTGATGACCTTATCGTCACATCGCCGAGCACAAGTCAGGTTGAGTTTGTCTCGCGTTTTCGAGACGAAAGCGGAACGTCAACTGTCAAAAATGCTGTCGTCGAAGGCAACGGCGGAATCCAATCCATCTTGCCGATTCGTCTCAATCTTGATGGCCTACACGATCTTGTCGTTCTTCGACAGGGTGCATCTTCACTAGAGGTGGTCATGACTGCTCCGTCAGCCGTGTTTGTAGTAAACACAACTGCTGACGAGGCCGATTGCAATTTCGGAGGCTCGTGCAGTCTCCGCGACGCCATCCGTCGGGCCAATCTCATCGGCGGCAGCAGCACTATATATTTCGATCTTCCGACAGTGCCGGCCGTTATAGAGCCGTTGTATCCGCTTCCGGCCATTTTGCAGCCGGTAACAATACAGGGCAACCATCTTGCTAATGGTACAAAGACCGTTGAAATATCCGGCATCAATGCGGGAACATCTGTCGATGGACTAAAGATCAGGACGAGCAATGCGTTCATCGTTGATCTGGCCATTACTGGTTTTAAGAGTCAAACGATAAACGGCAGTCAGGTGGGTGGGAACGGAATCGCGATCGAAAGCGATTCGGCCCGTCCAAGTAACGCGAACAACACTATACTCAGTTGCTTTCTCGGCATCGATGCGACAGGCACCACTGCGCATCCGAATATGGCCACGGGCGTTTTGATCTTCGATTCCGACAATAACTCGGTTGGCAACAGCACACTTTCAGGCAACAACACAGGTATCGCTGTCGAGGGAGGAAATACTAATAGCTTCACCAACAACATAATAGGGTTGAACGCGGCTGGAACGGCGAAGGTGCCGAACTTTCGGGGAATGTTTTTGGCCGGTGCAAATAATTTAGTTGGCGGCGACATCGCCGGTTCACCGAACACAATATCTGGCAACGGGGTCGTAAGTAACATCGCGCAGTGTGTTGGTTACGGAATCGAAGTTCCGATATTGGTCGATCTGACCACACAAGAACTGTTGACCCATGACAATAACATCGCGGGCAATAAGATCGGGACCGATCCGACAGGCAGCGTCGGCCTCGGCAATTGCTGGCAAGGGATAAATACCCACCCATTGACGAGCACGACGATCGGAGCGATCTCGGAATCGGGGCGAAATATTATCTCGGGCAACGGATGGGGCGGCGTCTTTTGCGAGGCATTAGAAACCGTGAATCCAACCGAAGGCGGGTTTTGCTCGATCATGGGTAATAATGTTGGCACTGATATTTCAGGGAGCTACAGTATTCCGAACGATGCTCGCAACGACCTGCTGATAACCAGTGGCCGTGGCGCCGTGTCTGTATCTACGAACAACTCACTCTCGGCAATTGGAGCGCCCGGCGGGACGACAACGGGCGGCGCCTGCACTGGTTTTTGCAATCTTGTTTCGGGTAACGATAGCGAGGCCGACCTAGCAGGCGGGATCCTGATCGGCGGACCTGGCATCGCAGGTGTTTTCAATAACTATGTCGGCACAAAGCGGAATGGGACTCAGCAACTCGGCAATAGCGGTGAAGGTATCTTTATGGCGTCAACGAGTGTAGCGGGAGCCTCGCCGGAGTATATTGCCGGCGGTTATACCACTTTCGATGGCTCGCTGGGGAATCTCGTCGCCAGTAGTTCCAATGCCGGTGTCAGCGCTAATTCGAACGGCGGCCCGGGCAATTATCATATTGTGGGAAATCTGATCGGGACCGATGTGAATGGAAACAATCCGCTGCCGAATGGTTATGGCATCTATGTGGGGACGTCGTTTTCAAACGTAGTAAATATCGGCGACAGCGACCCTCTAGGCCGTAATGTGATCGCCGGAAATAGCGGTAACGGCATCTTTATTTATTCGGGTTACGGGGTAACGATCGTAAACAATGCTATCGGAGTCAATTCGTCGCTCGCTGCGATGGGCAACGCGGGCACCGGTATTACTGTCGGAGGCTTTTATGCGATCAGCACAATAGTTGGCGGCACTAACTCAACGACCTCGAATATTATCTCTAACAATGGAAAAGTTGGTGTCCGGTTAAATGGGCCGACGTCCGTGTATAACACTATTCGTGGCAATGTTATCCAAAATAACGGCCAACTCGGGATCGACCTCAGCCAATCCGGTATTTTCACGGACGCCGACGGTGTGACGGCGAATGATGACTGTGAAAACGACTCGGACGCGGGACCGAACGGCCTCCAAAACTATCCCGTGCTCGCGGCCCCCGTAATAAATCAGAACGGCACTCAAACCCTCGACGGAATTATAAAGAGCCACATTCGCGAATCGTATGTCATCGATTTATACGCTAGTGCAACAGCCGACCCGTCAGGATTTGGCGAAGGACAGCTTTACGTGGGTTCGACGACTGTTGCGACTGATGGTAACGGGTTTGGACAATTCAATATGACAACCTCGGCTACCGTGCCCGCCAGTTGGGTTCTCATGGCCACCGCAACTGACCCGTTTGGAAATACATCGGAGTTTTCGGCGATTGCCGGAAGCACGAACATTGCCGGCCTCATAGAATCACTCGACAGCCCGTCAACCTGTCAGGCTGCAATAGTTGTAAATATCGACACGGATGAGCCTGATGCTAATATCAACGATGCCCTTTGTGATGTTGACGTCAATAACACCGGTCTGCAGTGCAGCCTTCGTGCAGCAATGGAAGAGGCACAGCATCGTCCGGGTTATCAGAGAATAATTTTTGCCATTCCCGGTTCGGGCGTTCATACGATCTCGCCACAATCGCTTCTGCCGACGATTACCGATCCCGTCGATATCGACGCAACCACTCAGGATCCAAGCCTACCAACACCGTCGATCTGGCTAAACGGAACGGGCAGTGCCGCCAGTGTCGGACTTGTCCTAGCAGGCGGATCAGCATATATTCGCGGATTTGCTATTACGGGGTTCTCTGCTGCGGGCATACTTGCCGGATCTGGAGGAGTGCCTTTCATCGAGAGCTGTCACATTGGTATTGCGCCCGATGGTTCGACGGCCGATCCGAATTTTCAGATGCCAAATGGCATCCGGCTTGACAACGCGCCTGGCGCGATGATCGGCGGTGACGAGGCGGTGAAGCTAAATGTGATCTCGAACAATTTTGTTGGGATCCAGGTCATGAACACGTTTGGTGCACGAATATGGAACGCCCGCATCGGAACAAACCGCGCGGGAAATGCGCCGCTTGGAAACACTATCGGCATCAGCGTCGATAATTCTCAGAATACCGAGATTGGCAAAGACATAACAGCCCAGCCAACCGTTATCTCAGGAAGCACCAGCGCGAATATTGATCTTGGCACAAATTCGAGCTATTCCAAGATAAGAGGTAATTTTATCGGCACTGACATTACCGGATTCAACGCCGTTGGCAATTCACAATGGGGCGTCTATATTCACCAAGGGGCACATCATAATCAGATCGGCGATGGAGCCTCATATTCAAATGTAGTAAGAGGTAAAAATGTAATCTCAGGCCACAACCAAGACAGCGGATCCGCCGGTGTATTAATTTACCCCGATGCAGGGCCGCAGAATTCCATTGTCGCGAGCCAGATTGGCGTTAGCATAAACTCATTTTTTACGATCCCGAACCGCTACGGTATTATTGTATTTGCCGATGACCAACTCATCGGTCCGGGAGTAAACGGCACCGATACCCTGGCAGAAAAGAATGTGATCGCAGGTAACCAAAGCGATGGCATTCTTGTTTCTGCTCCAGCCGGTTCGCCCAACGCTCAAGTTGATGCTACGAAGATCGGGTTCAATTTTATCGGTACGGACAGATTAGATCATTCTACTATCGGAAACGGTGGGTTCGGGCTGAACATCGCAGGGCGCGTCGATGGCAGTACGATCAAAGGAAATGTTATCGGTGGCAACGGTATTGGGGGAGTGATCGTAGGTCCTGATCAAGCAGGCCTCGACCGGCCTTCTAATAATCTCTTCGAGGCGAATCGTATCGGGATGAACTTTAACACCGACGCCGCGATACCAAATCCACTGGGAATGATCCTGCGTGGGGCCGTAAATAACCGCCTGAAAGCAAATACAATTTCAGGCAATCAGTATTTCGGCCTAATCTTGGGCAATGTCTACGACGGTAATGTGCCGCCAGAATCGTACACAAAGGTTGGTATTAGCAAACCTGAGGTCCAACAAGCGATCTCCGCCATACTCAGCAAGCTAAACGCTGAGTCGCCACTGGCTTTACCGACCAGCGGCAATCTCATTTTCGACAACCGTATCGGAGTAGATTTTGCCGGCAACACGGGATTCAGTAATCGGATCGGATTGATCGTCGGCGAAAATGCCAAAAATAATTGCATCGGAAGCTGCGACCCCTCTATTGTCGAGGGTGGAGCGGGCAATACGATCTCTGGGCATAGCGGTCCGGTAGGTTCTTTATTAGGGATAGGCGTATTCCTCGGATCGCTGTCGAGCGTCCCGGATCTGACCGTTCTACCATCGGGCAACCGGCTTCGCGACAACGTGATCGGCCTCAGTCGGGATATGAGCACATGTATTCCGAATAATATCGGCATCCAAGTGCTTCAGTCCGGTCCCAACAAGATCGGCGAAACAACTACCAATGGTTTTATTCTTCGACACGGCAACGTCATTACATGCAACGTGCAGAACGCAATCCGGTTTGAGGGACAAAATGACGGTGTGACAGATGTTGATTCTAACTGGATCGGTACGCGTCCGGTGGGCGGCATGCCCATCGTTCCGGGTGGACAGTTTGGCGGTATTCGCATGTATCAGGAGATTGGAACGGAGAAAGTCCGTGTAGAGGACAATGATCTAGGAGGATTCGATGACAGCGCGATCGAGATAATAAATACGGCCGGCAGCCGTCCTGACTTAATCAAGCGTGACCAAGACGGTGTCGCAGCCTCGACAATGGAGATTCTCGGAAACCGCATCGGCGTCCAAAAGGCATACGATGGCAGCTATTTTGCTATTCCCAACGGCACCGGCATCAAGCTCAATTGCGTTTCTGGAATTTATATCGGCGATCTTACGGGCAATGGTGCATTAAAAAATGTGATCGCAGGCAACAACGGCGCAGGAATTCTTATAAACGGGCTTGGCGACGGTTCCACGCCCTGTCCCAATGCCGGACAGGGAAACACGATCAAAGACTCGATGATCGGCACCGACCCATCCGGCAACCAAGGTCTGGGCAACGGCCTTGACGGCATCTCGATAAACGATTCACCGCTGAATACGGTTTCTAACAATCAGATCGGCGGCAACGGCAGCAACGGGATCGCTTTTCACGGCCCTGCGAGTGCGAATAACCAGATCACAGGAAATCGCATTGGCTTGATCACGACTTACCAGACACGCGGCAACGGTTCAAATACTATTGTGCGCCCCAATGGACTTGCAGGAATTTTGCTGGACGGCGGTTCATTTACTGGAATAGGAGGACCATTTACCGGTTGGCCCAACGTGATCGCGGGCAATGAAGGTCCAGGAATTGATATCCGAAATAGTTTCGCCAGTCATATTTTTAACAATTTCATCGGTACAGATGAAAGCGGCACCGATCTTGGAAATGGTGGTGGTGGAATATCAATAAGCCAGTCCTCCACGCAAACGTGGGTTGGAGATCCATTCCGAACTGGGGTCAATACGATCGCATTTAACAACGGTGCCGGTGTTAAGATCGATACATCTGCCGGACCATCAAATCTCGTCGAAACGAACAAGATCCATAATAACGCTGGAATTGGTATTGATCTTGGCTCGTCTGGATTCACGCCTAATGACCCCGGTGACGCTGACGAAGGCGGAAACCGGTCGCAGAATTATCCCGACATCATTAATTACAGTATCAATGCCGGCGGTCAACTGATAGTGTCTTATCGCGTAGATACCGATCCGTTGAACGCAAGTTATCCGCTATATGTTGAGTTTTTTATTGCGGATTCGACCGGCGAAGGAAAAATATTTCTAGGTTATGACTACTATCTGGATCCTGATCACAGCGGGCCTAACAACGGAGAGAAAACAATCAATCTCGGCCTCGCGTCAGATCGTGGGTGGACAAGCAGCGATGTAATGACGGCCTCGGTAACGGATGGAGAGTATAACACGTCAGAATTCTTCCCGGCGGTAGCGCAGACAACTCCAACACCGACTGGCACGGCCACAAATACGCCGGCGGATACACCGACGGCAACTCCAACTGACACGCCGACTTCGACAGATACACCAACAAGCACCGCGACTAGTACGCCTTCCGTTACACCGACCAATACACCAACCAACAAACCTACGGATACACCAACTGGTACGGCGACTAATACTGCAACCGACACGCCGACACCTAGGCCGACTGTTCCGGCTACGATCACGGGAACAGTCACTTATGGTAATGCGATCGGTTCGCCTGCTCAGCGTTTTGTTTCTAATGTTTTGCTCAGCGGTGCAGGTTCGATCCCAGTCTCGGCTTTGACCGAATTTCCGAACGGTGTGTATTCGCTAACTGGATTTGGTTCGGGTGCTTATACGATCACGCCATCCAAAACTGGCGGAACAAACGCCGCAATAAGTTCTTTCGATGCAGCAAAGATCTCACAGTATGCTACTGGGATCACACCTTTTAATGCTACCCAGCAAACTGTGGCGGATGTCAGCGGTGCTGGCGGAATCTCGTCATTCGATGCCGCATTGGTCGCAGGTTACGCGGTTTCGCTACCCGGAACGGCATCTAGCGGAAATTGGATATTTAACCCTGTAAGCAATATGCATCTGACGGTCAATGCCAACATTACAGGCGAGAACTATACAGCTCTGCTGATGGGTGATGTTTCAGGCAACTGGAACGATCCAACTTCTTTGCCCGGCGGACGACAGGCGATTAACAGAGGGCCAGAGCGAAACGTTTCCGTCACTGCACCAAATATTGTGACAAAATTAAATCACGAAATCACGATACCGATCCAGATAGACGGAGCAGTAAACAAAGGCATCATCGCATATGAATTCGACCTCATATATGATTCTTCGGTCATCCAGCCACAGGCCGAACCCGTCGATTTGGCCGAGACTGTCAGCCGTGGGCTTTCAGTTGTTACCAATGCCGACGAAGCGGGGCTGTTGAAGGTTGCTGTTTACGGCCCGATACCAATCAATGAAAATGGTGTTCTCTTGTATCTCCGATTCTCGATTGTCGGAACACCAGGTTCAATATCACCGCTGATTTGGGAACGAGTACTGTTCAATGAAGGTAGTCCGTCGGCCATTGTGTCCAATGGCGATATAAAACTTTCGAACATAGTACCGATCAAAACTCCCCAACCATGA
- a CDS encoding DUF1801 domain-containing protein has protein sequence MAKAEIKTKQTDANVEDFINSVENEERRNDAFRVLEMFKRITGEEPKMWGPAIIGFGDSKYKYPDGREMDWMITAFSPRKQNLTLYVICDSPKQPELLAKLGKHTSSVSCLYIKRLSDVDEKVLEKIITDSVSYTKKNK, from the coding sequence ATGGCAAAAGCAGAGATAAAGACGAAGCAGACGGACGCGAATGTTGAAGATTTTATTAACAGCGTCGAGAATGAAGAGCGGCGAAATGACGCATTTCGGGTGCTGGAGATGTTCAAGCGGATAACCGGTGAGGAACCAAAGATGTGGGGACCGGCGATCATCGGTTTTGGCGACAGCAAGTATAAATATCCGGATGGCCGCGAAATGGATTGGATGATCACCGCTTTTTCCCCGCGAAAACAGAATCTGACCTTGTATGTTATTTGCGACTCGCCAAAACAGCCCGAACTGCTGGCAAAACTCGGCAAACACACTTCCAGCGTTAGCTGTCTTTACATAAAACGCCTTTCTGATGTGGACGAGAAGGTGCTTGAAAAGATCATCACAGACTCCGTCAGCTATACTAAGAAAAACAAGTGA
- the guaA gene encoding glutamine-hydrolyzing GMP synthase encodes MQHETLIILDFGSQYTQLIARRVRELGVYCEIHPFHLSAEAIAAKQPKGVILSGGPSSVTDEDAPRVAADFYEKIKVPILGICYGMQLVAVDLGGTSEPAPRREYGHAQLKVLSGTTALFNKLPFELDVWMSHGDHVTHLPEGFQTTATTGDVITAIENPERGIYCVQFHPEVTHTPLGKEILRNFIFEICNCRGDWTPAQFIKEEIEKTRGIVGPTGNVVCGLSGGVDSTVAAVLVHEAIGDRQTCIFVNNGLLRCNEFKDTLQLYKDNLHLNVTGVDASAQFYEVLDGIVDPELKRKAIGGKFIDVFDAEAKKIGNVKWLVQGTLYPDVIESVSVRGSSVTIKSHHNVGGLPEMMNLKLVEPLRELFKDEVRLIGKDLGIPDEILLRHPFPGPGLGVRILGNITVEKVELLQKADLILREELKNFGIYNDVWQAFAVLLPIQSVGVMGDFRTYEKTVALRAVTSTDGMTADWARLPHDFLAKVSSRITSEVRGVNRVVYDISSKPPSTIEWE; translated from the coding sequence TTGCAACACGAAACCTTAATAATTCTCGATTTTGGCTCGCAATACACGCAGCTCATCGCTCGGCGTGTGCGTGAGCTGGGTGTTTATTGCGAGATACATCCGTTTCACTTATCGGCGGAGGCTATAGCTGCAAAGCAGCCAAAAGGCGTGATCCTTTCCGGCGGGCCTTCGAGCGTGACGGACGAAGATGCTCCGCGTGTTGCTGCCGATTTTTACGAAAAGATCAAGGTTCCTATTTTGGGTATCTGTTACGGAATGCAGCTTGTCGCAGTCGATCTCGGCGGTACGAGCGAACCGGCGCCGAGACGTGAATATGGACATGCTCAATTAAAAGTTTTGAGTGGAACAACCGCTTTATTCAACAAACTTCCTTTCGAACTCGACGTCTGGATGAGCCACGGCGATCATGTAACTCATCTGCCTGAAGGCTTTCAAACAACAGCGACCACCGGCGATGTTATCACCGCAATTGAAAATCCCGAACGCGGTATTTACTGCGTTCAGTTTCATCCGGAGGTCACACACACGCCGCTTGGGAAAGAGATCTTAAGGAATTTCATATTTGAAATTTGTAATTGCAGAGGCGATTGGACGCCGGCTCAATTTATTAAGGAAGAGATAGAAAAGACCCGCGGGATCGTCGGGCCGACCGGCAATGTCGTCTGCGGTTTGTCGGGCGGAGTTGATTCGACCGTTGCGGCAGTGCTTGTCCACGAAGCGATCGGCGATCGGCAGACGTGCATATTCGTAAATAACGGATTGCTTCGTTGCAACGAATTCAAAGACACGTTGCAGCTTTACAAAGACAATCTTCACCTGAACGTTACAGGCGTTGATGCATCTGCACAGTTTTATGAGGTGCTCGACGGCATCGTCGATCCGGAACTCAAGCGTAAAGCGATCGGCGGTAAATTCATCGACGTTTTTGATGCCGAAGCTAAAAAGATTGGCAATGTGAAATGGCTTGTACAAGGCACGCTTTATCCTGATGTGATCGAATCAGTATCGGTTCGCGGTTCTTCCGTCACCATCAAGTCTCACCACAATGTCGGCGGCTTGCCTGAAATGATGAACCTCAAGCTCGTCGAACCGCTTCGAGAGCTATTCAAAGACGAAGTGCGGCTGATCGGCAAAGACCTCGGCATCCCGGATGAAATTCTGCTGCGTCACCCATTTCCCGGCCCAGGACTCGGCGTGCGTATTTTGGGCAACATCACCGTGGAAAAGGTTGAGCTGCTTCAAAAAGCCGATCTGATACTCCGCGAAGAGTTAAAGAACTTCGGCATTTACAACGATGTCTGGCAGGCCTTTGCAGTGCTGCTGCCGATACAATCTGTAGGAGTAATGGGCGATTTCCGCACATACGAGAAAACAGTCGCATTGCGAGCCGTTACTTCGACCGACGGCATGACCGCCGATTGGGCACGCCTGCCGCACGATTTTCTCGCAAAGGTTTCATCCCGGATCACATCAGAGGTTAGAGGTGTAAATCGCGTCGTTTACGACATCTCCTCCAAACCGCCGAGCACTATCGAGTGGGAATAG